The following is a genomic window from Pedobacter sp. KBS0701.
TTTGATGTACAATCAGATCAGTACTTATTAAAACCTATTTCTTTTGCAAAATTTGCATTAGGTATTGATAGGATTTTAAAAAAGGAATCAAATAATAATAGCAAAGGCACTACGAAAGAAGCTGATCAGGTTGCGGCCCTTTACATCAAAGGCGACCATAAATATGCTTTTTCCAACATCGCTATTGATGAAATACTTTATATCAAAGCACTACAGAATTATATACAGATTATTACTAAGTCTGAAATCCACACTACCTATCTTACACTTAAGGAAATTGAAAAGGCCTTAGAGAACCACCCTTTTATCCGTGTTAATAAATCGAACATTGTGGCTAAATCGGCAATCAAAAAAGTAGATGGAAATATAATCCGTTTGGTAAATAACGAGATGATACAAATTGGCGAAGGTTATAAAGAAACTTTCTTCGCCTATGTACAGAGCAGTTTATTAAAGTCCAACCGGAATCAGTAGATATATTACAATATAATATTGCTAACTGTTCCAGTCATAATGATAGTTTGACTTTGATCACCAGTTGGCTGTGTTGTAAAATTGTTTTGATCTTTAATGTTTTTATAAACAAAAACAGTTCTTTTAGCAAGTTTAGTAATGTGTTGAGCTTTCATGATATAATATTTTATGTGTTTACTTGTTGTTGTTATTAATTTCTGTAAAGGTGCAACTCAAAACATAACGCAACCAGTTTTTTACACAAACCCCCATTTTTAACAGGCCAAAACCTTAATTTAATAGATAAAAAGCAATAAAATGATTTTTTTTAACCTCAAAAAATTCTTTCAGAATTATAAACTTCATTTCTTAATTTGGGGAATTTATATCATTTATGAGGTATTTATCCTAGGTCTATTTTCAAAATCTTTTAAGCAACCAGGAGTTTATATTATCATTTATGTTACTAATATTTCTGTTTTTTATGGTTATTCTTTTTTT
Proteins encoded in this region:
- a CDS encoding LytTR family DNA-binding domain-containing protein, whose translation is MNLKCVVIDDEQHAIEVLTDHIAEMPGLTVFKTFTSPVQALTEISIEDEIDLLFMDIDMPGINGLELAKNIREKAKYLIFTTAHPDYALQAFDVQSDQYLLKPISFAKFALGIDRILKKESNNNSKGTTKEADQVAALYIKGDHKYAFSNIAIDEILYIKALQNYIQIITKSEIHTTYLTLKEIEKALENHPFIRVNKSNIVAKSAIKKVDGNIIRLVNNEMIQIGEGYKETFFAYVQSSLLKSNRNQ